From Toxotes jaculatrix isolate fToxJac2 chromosome 7, fToxJac2.pri, whole genome shotgun sequence:
TTGGATGTGGAGGATGGAATAAAGCAAGTACTGCATCCCTCTGGCAAATACATTAACTGCAGCTCAAACTCTGACGTCCCATCAAGCTCttaaatagaataaaatcaCCTTTTCAGGCATTCTGCTAATTTATAACCACAGAAAGAACAATGTATAGTAAATGAAGTTGTCTAAGGACTTTTATACAACAGGTAATGATAAAAATATActgtctgaaatgttttctaCTGACAAGTGGACCTTTGttaaaggaacattttcagagagagagagagagcctttgtttgctttcttttttagAGAAAGTTAAGATCAATATTGGCCTCATGTTTGTGCATGACATGGAACTGGAGCCAGAGGGAAATTAGATGGAAGCACGGACGAACAGCGAGCCAGCCTctctctaaagctcactaattagcACGTTCTATctaatttgtttaatccatacacaaacagtaatataaaaaaaatacaatttaagGTTTTAGAGGGAGTtaagtgcatgtttgtgcagcGTCTCTGGCTACAGCATGGGCTGCATTAACTTTCTTAACTCTCTAGCCCAGGGgggtccaaactgttccacaaagggcctgtgtggctgcaggtctttgttccaaccaagcagcagcacaccagacttgactcatttaatcaactgatctcagtcttcagacagttgattggtcaaactgtgtgctcttcattggttggaacaaaaacctgcagccacacggccctttgtggaacagtttggacaccactgctcTAGCCAAAGCAAATAAGTGTGATTCCCAGAATGGTGACCTACTCCTATGAAGACAGACAAGGGTGCAAACCTCCTGGGTCGccaaaaaatgaaatcactggACCTGGAATTCTCATGGCTGGACTGCCTTTTTATCAGATTTTCCTTTCTATGCTTTAATGTACTGTCATACACTTACAATTTGCAACTAAAACCACTTAAATCCACAACTAGGAAAGTGAGATACACATTCTAATTTAAACTTGGTCAGACtgccaaaaaaatattttctgcacTTGCAGCTTTATCAACACCCAAATATGATCCACTCATAAACTCAAACACCTACTGGAACTGATCCCAGGTTTCCTCACTCCCACATTTAAAACCCCCTACAGGAAACACCGCCAATCTGATTACTTGGCTGGAGCTACTGTGGTTGTTGTCCAGCGGGCTGATATCAGGTTGTGACCTACCTGCTGCACGTGTGCCATGTGGTTGGGGTTGTAGCCGTGCTGCACCTGCTGTGGGTGGATATAGACAGTCTGCTGGGCAGAGGGGAACGATGCCTGGGGAGACTGAGGGTTGGGCCCTGGAGTCATGGAGGGGGGCGTGGGGGCCAAGGCTGAGTACATCTGCTGTTGTGGGGGCTGGTTGGCCAGGTGGAGGGcctgggctgctgctgctgctgctacaacacacaaacagaaacgcAAATATGTGACTGTTGTGCTTCGTTTGAAAATACCCAGCTCCAAAAATGATGTGTACGGGGATCGAAACAGGAACTAAGCAGGAAAATCACCGCTTTTGACCTTAATGTACTCACCTGCCGCTGCCTGCGGGTGCTGTGGGTGCTGGACTGGGCTGGCAGCTGGATGGCTAGGAGGGCCTCCATGTTGTGGGGGACCACCCTGCTGGGCTTGGCCTGTAGGTGTAGCAGAAGGCTGGGGGTGCTGTGGGTGAGGGTGCAAGGTGGCGCTAGGGTGGGGGTACTGCTGAGGCATTGGCCCTGTAGACACTATAAGACAGGAATCAATAAACTAGTATTAAATCAGTTCACAGAACACTGCCTGCACATTCTAGCTCACTCCAGATTCATGTGAACATCGAAAGGTTTTGGGTTGACGTACCATAcatggtgtgtgtctgctctgggTACTGTGTAGTTGAGGAAGAGACGAGGCTAGGCTGACCGTGCGTGGGAGGCGCCATCATCCTAGCACTCCCCTGCATTACCGGACTGAACACATGCTGCGCCTGGAGGACACACAAGCAACAGACCAAAGAATGACAACGTTGGCATAAgagcctgtgtgtctgtgttaccCTGCCATGAAATTAATACAGAATAAAGTTGTTCTTGagtttctttctcctttcctctctcattctctcatcCCTTTTTTAAGACTAAattgtgttgtctgtttcaTTAACGCtaataaaactgaacaaaattcCCATCTCTTATCAATGTGCCCTTCAACATCCTAAAGCCAACCTCCTAACTGCCTCCGTTTTCCTGCAGTTTTTGTATCACAGCCTGTTTGCAAACGGGTAGCAACATTTCAGGTGTTAAGAGGCAGGAGCCTGCAGCCAGTTCCGCAAATCAGAAGTGATGAAACACTGGCATCATGCTGGCTCCCTGTCAAGCTACCGGACCACAAGCATCTGTGGCTGACTAGTGAACAGCTGGGAGAAATAGTCTGCCAGCACTACAGATAGTACCACAGTAACTGTAATGCTCACATATGGTTCTTAATAGAGGAACCTCCTGGGTTGAGCATTGCTGACGTTCAGATACTGGTAGTAACAGAGTAAATCTTACCTGTGATTGATAGTGAGTCATCTGCTGGACCAGCGGCTGACTGGTGAACTGCTGCGGGCTGCAGGTGAAATACTGGGCAGAGTAGGCGGGGCTCTGTGCTACAATAGGTGGTCCAGCTGCTGTCGCTGGGTGCATCATAGTGGGTGTGCCTGGCGGGTGGTGCTGGTCTGACCTCTGCTGGGGCATGTTGGGTACTGGAGATTCATGTTGAGAGATTACGTTAACATCATGTATATCTGAAGTAAACAATAATGGATGAGTAAGAAACACTGCTGCTAGGTTTGAAAGAAGCTGAATTTACTGCATTGGCCCGAATATAAACTGCATTGGCCCGAATATAAACTGACCCCCTTTTCCAAGAAACTCTTGATCAGATCAGTCCAGATGGGAAAGTCTTTTCTGAAGCCTTTTCTCTTGTAAAAGTGAACTGATGATAGTTTCTgggaatttattttcattattgaaatAAGACATTTTAATCACAGAAGAAACCCCTTAGCCTAGCAACAGTACAGCTACAAAAAACCCATAATGCAGTTCTTTAAGGTAATATAACTTAAGGACCAGTACTTGCACCATTCAAAGAGAAAACTGGCTGTTGTATGTATAAAGAATGAGGTTGTGAATACATTAAGGTCCTCAAATATAAAAAGACTCCAAATACAATATCCAGAAAAAAATAGTGGGGCCAATATGGTGATTTTCCCAACCAAATTTATTTAGTAAAAaagagtaagagaaagagagaaagagaaacaaagaaatgagagaaagcaGTGGTCATTCTCACCTTTACCTGGTCTGTAGGGTTTAGACTGGCTGACTGTCATATGAGGCATCTGAACCTGGTACATAGCAGGAGACTGGAGGGTGAAGGGGAATGAGGATGGCAGATGAAGAAAACAAGTTTATACTCAATCTTCTCAGGGGATTTCAGCAGCATTTCTACAAGAATGAAGACCAGCCCTCTACTAAAAACATGTGAATTTGTTCTTATTTGTGTGGGACTATTTTACTACCTGTCTGTGGGGCTGGGCACCAACTATTCAGCTTTAAACTGTTGCCTTAGTAGCTAACagataaacatattttaaaaacacatatgtgcatgtgagaTTGTGGGTATTATCTCTTACCTTGGGTCACATGCATTTTCTATGACTGTCTATCATTTGGTTGCTTTACAACTACGAGTATAACCCAAACACTGCTTGTCATCTTCTGCCCCTTAACTCCTTAATTTCATACGCCATGCATTTCTATTACAAACAGtacagcagcaaaaataaacaggCTTAAACTCCTATTAGCTGACAGCCATTTGTTTGGTAAACAGATGAAGGCAGTAGAAATAAGATGAAGTTGTAAGTCCATCTGTGATGACAGTTTAAAATGAATTGCATTAAGAAGTTGGCAAACCAACATCTGATGGCATTAATTCAACAAGCAAGCAAAACATATCAGTACTGATtgggctttaaaaaaacaaaacaaaacaaaaaactaaacgatttaaaaaaatagaaatcttAGAAAAATTCACAAACCTTCCATATTATGCTTTTCTAatggagcgagagagagaggaggagggggagaaaaggaaaaaagaaccACTCTTTAGTTGTTCACCAAGGTATTTTATCTTTTACACGTGTCTGATGTTGGATCACCAAGTTTTTCTTAAAGCAACACAggcaaaaacacatcaaaaatgtgttaaaaactTTCAATAAGTGTTATGAGAGTGATTAAAAATATCagtttgacttcaaaatgtctaTAAATATCAtatatttcatcttttctttaaacatttctAGGCTTGTTTTatctaaacatttttcaaataattCTGCAAAAATAATTAAGACAATTATCAGTGGCTGGAAgatgacagaggaaggaaaagcaaTGATGAAGGATGCGCATGTTCTGTACACTGGTGTataaagtaaacaaaataaaaagcaaaagaaatgtgAGATGGGTCCTCCTAAAAATTAGAAAGAAATAAATAcgggaaaaaaataatgacgACATGCATTAGATATtaatcacagaaaagaaaaacaacaaatgaggacaaataaaaacagacatgttAGCAGATCTCAAGGTGATTGTGGTTAGTCAGGGATGTGTTTTAATGAAGTTTGAATTTCATACTAATCTAATGTGATGCTCAGGGTGATCTGCACTGAATAGAAAAAAGTACATATGTCTCCAAACTGCACATTTCAAgatgcagctgtgtgtctcaCCTGCACTCCGGGGCTGACTGGTGTGAGGGGATACATCTGGGGGAAGCAAACTGTCTGGCCGTAGACAGTCGGGGGCTGCTGGACCATGATGGAGGGGCTGGGCTGGCCCTGAGGCCGGGGGGGTGTTGGGGTGTTGGCTGGTTTGGGCTGATGAAGCATATAAAAAGACaagacacagccagagacatAAAATATGAGTGTGCTAACAATCTCAGTGAGTGGTCTTTAAACTGTACagtctggcagcagcagagcataCTGACCTGTGTATTGAACCTGGGTTTGAACTCATTGGCATTTGGGTTCAGGGTTGATTTTCTCACTTGACTGCAGGAGAAGAACCAACAGTACTGAAGTTAACAATTAAGGGATCAGAATGTGATTATTATCAGCATTATATTTTGTATTGTCAACAGGAGTAAATTGTGTACTTGAAACAGACTATTTTCTGAGGTGGCTTAATGCATATTTGATGCTCTCGTGAGTAGCAGAGTAGTATTTCTGGCAGAAGAATGTGTATGTGGGATTGAATCAGATACAATGCCCTTGTTCATGGTATTGAAGAAAAACTTGGTGGAgcacactgatgtgtttttaatagtgttgGACCACAATAGAGCTCTATGGCACCAAAGAATATCAGGATTtgacaaaatggaaaatgctTGTTAGGATCAAATCAGTGTACGTTTTGCTCTTTTCCTTGGATTTGTTAATAATAAGATAACATCACAGACTTATAATATGACTTAATATGTACAGTCTCCCCTCTCAACCATACTGTCTCTTCCACTCACTCTTGTACggcctcctttttctcctccttctcttcatgCTTGGGTCCACTGAATGTGGACGTGGCTGTCGTCTGAACTCCCTGCGATGTCACATCCAGTCCCGCCCTCTTTTGGTCTGGGGCTGAGGGAGACGGGGACAGTGCAGCAGGGCTGCCAGGCTTACTGgtgtttgtggtggtggtggatggaGCAGGGGCACCACCAGGGGTGCCAGCAGCAATCACTACACCCTCTTCAGTGCCCTCCCGCCCTGCCGTGGAGGCTTTGTCAAGGGGAAGGTCTTTAGGTTTGTCTGCTGGATCTCTAGGCGGCTTGGTCATCATCTGGTCAAAGGCAGGGTCTGGATTTGAACTAGACTGCAACTGGAAGAGGGAAAATGGAAAGAAGATTTAGACAAGGCAGACACAGGCTCTAATGCAGCCTCATAAACATGAGAAAAGTTATGACAGAGCATTTCTATATAACATGAATAAAAGAGATACTCACCCTAAAATCTACACTAAATTTCTTTAAATTAtctatttgttttctgtggtctGGTGCCATAGAAGGAGGTCCTATAaggtgagaagagagagaaaggcacgATTGAGAGATGGTTCAGATTATGGAAATATCAATTTTTTTAAGACAACACAATAGCCCAagttatattattatatcaGCTAAATACATAAAACAGGTATCTCAGCAAATGGTCTTTTGATCTGTACTCTGTTTGAAGCAGAGTTTTCTGAAGTGAATGCTGCTGTTCGGTGTATGCTGTACCTTTACAGACTGGTCTGGTGATACTAGGTGAGCTATCCAAGGGCTTGATATTCTCTTTGTTTGCCGTGGGAGATGTTTGTCTTGTCTCCTGAACACGACACTCTTTCGCTGTACAGAATAGAAAACGATCCATTTACTCGTGGCATAAAAGCAGAGCAAGCATTTGTGAACACTGTTTCTGACTGTGACTGAACCTAAATGAATATATCAAATCTACATACACGCAAATCAGCTATTTGATATCATTCTTGGTATTCCTTATTCCTTCAATCATTCCCAGTGAAAGTGTGggttaactttaactttaaacttACCATCTCCTGATGGAGAGGCGACCATGTTGGGAGCGGGGCTAGCAGCAGTAGGtgaggaagctgatggtgtAGCAACAGTTTCCACAGGAGCTGTTCCTGTCTGGGGTGacgggagggaggaggagccaGGGGAGGCTCCACCCATACTATTCTGTCGGGGTGAGCGAGGTCTGTGAGCTGAGGAGGGGAATAACATAAGATTTCAGTGATGACAAAATGTTATCTCATTTTAAGTTACCCATCTTGATTTACTGGCCGACCTTAGAGGATAAGTACTCAAAGGATTACTATGGTATAAGGTGCTTTTTTAATAATACTGTGACAAGGAAAATGTTGATGAAGTAAGTGAAGTGCCTGAACAATATAAGGCACTTCAAAACAGCTCATCCAGTAATGCTGAACCTTAATGTCCTATCTCCTTTGCAGATATTTTCCATTATTATCCATGTTCttcttgtatttgttgttgGTATATGGTTGTAAATTTAttgcaataaaaacacaccaagagtaaagaaagaaaaagaactttTCTACCTCCGCTAACCACGGAGGACCATGTCCCTCCAGAAGAGCTGCTCCTGGTTGGTGGAGTCACTGGAACCTCTCCAGGGGCACTGTGGGAAATTAAGTCCACTCCTGGAGGGACCCCAGTGGTCCGGCAGGGTGGCACTCTGTGAGCACGAGGCGTCCGCTGGGATTTTGGAGACATCCTGGGTGGACCTGTAGATGAAGACAGACAAATGAAGACAGACATAATTTCATAAAAAGACAGTGGAGGTGAGGGGAACACACTGAATAGCTTGTGTTCCCAACCATCCTGCTGTGAAGCTCGCCTGTGTTTCTCAAAGGCTTTTAAAAACCCAAACATCCACAAGATTGCATCTTAATCTAAtgtttaaatatcacatcataCAGTAAAGTTATTTGGTGACATGCGTGTTAGTGGAGAAACTGCAGATGATCCTATAAAGTGATCAAACAACACACCACACTTTTCAAGCCACAGCCAAGTGAAGTGAGAAAATGGGGAAATAGAGGAGAGAAGGTGAAGTGGAAACCCACATTTAAAGgactgaataaatatttttgaaaagttGGTGCAGTTACATGAGGAGTGTCCGTCTTTCAGGTGAGCACCTAGTGCAAAAGCTTAAGCTAAACACTAGCTGAATATTTTCCCATTTTGCTGTATAAAAATTATAACTATGATCCATAAGTACTTGGACAGTGGCACTTCATTATTTCAGAACAGTGCTCCAGCTCGTTGATCACTGAATttaacacaaaagaaaaactaagaGTTTGCTGCAATATGTTAGGTTGTCATTAAAGGTACAGATCACAGTTCTGAGCAGCAGTGATGCTGggtttcatttgaaatgaaacctcAAATTTTTACAGATGTAAATACCCTCAAATTAAAGCTCAAATTTGGTATTTTACCCCTGTATTCACTGATAGATTTCAAAGCTAATACGTTGCAGAacagagccaaaacaaaagaaaatatcagTTAAGCACTGTGCGAAAGGGCAAACTGAtaaagttattttgaaataacaTATCCTCTTTTAGAACGGCTGATTCAAACTTCTGAGTGGATCTTTACCATGGTTCATTCGCTTCTTTTCTAAGCTTTGTATTCTTAAAAACGACCAAGGCCTTTGAAAGATTTCAGACTATTATCATTTTGGCAGTCACCCctgcaacctgggcctggacccagacaagcggcagatgatgacatgactaGTTGTTTTGGTGGCATAACTCTTGCTAGACAGAGAACACAGCACACACCGTGATGCACCCACATGCCAAGGTGAAACTGCCTGATGCACTGACAAAGGATCAGCTTTGTGGAATACTAAATCTTCACAATTTCCACTTGTGTGGAAATTGAAAAATCTGACCACAAATCAGTCTGAAGAAGCAACTTCACCTATTTGTGTTGTTCTACACTAGACCTGGGCAAATGTATTGTTGAAAGCAATGCATTATTATATTTAAGTTTTTAGACACTTGGAACAGATTTCAAAATGATTGGGGAATATCATTTCCATATTGAGCTTAATCTATCCGCCTTCAACTCGTGCCTTTGCCCAGGTCTACTTCACACTGATGTGGGTACCTTCTGAAGACATGCGTTTGGGCAGAGTGGAGGCTGGTGACGTGGGCCCATGGTGGGaaaaggaggatgaggaggagggataaGAGGGGTGGGATGAATGAGAGGAAGGCCTGGAAGGTCGAGAGGGGGGTCTGGAGGGTGGCCTGGTGGGCGTGGTTGCCcgaggaggcagggaggaggggCCAGACTGGTAACGAGAGGGGGGGCGGGAGGAAGGAGACGGACAGGGTGAGGGCCAATGGGATGAACCTAGGAGAGGGAAGGACAAATGATCAAGGATGACAAAGAGCAGATGATAACCAgctaaagaaaggaaaacaaaggtaCAGCAGGAATAGAAAGAAGGCGAAGATTAATAAATATGAGAAAGCATGGCAAGGCAGAATAAAATCCCTTAATTGACATAAGTAAAGTAcgataaatgaatgaaaagaattaacaacaacaacaaatatggACATCCCAGAGCTTAAACCAGTGTCACCACCTGTATAAGATCAGTTAAACGGGAGAGACAACGGGTGAAATCTTCTCCAGTCACAGTTGGGTCACTATAATGACCAactcactcacccacccaccaatatgccagtgtttgttttagagGAAAGTAACCCCAATCATATGTGTGTGACGTATTTAAACATACCTCCGTTCACCACCCTCTGGTCAGCCCCAGAGCTGGGACTGTAGTCATGAGGTCCTGGTCGAGGAGCTGAGGGTCCAGCTGAACTCTGAGACAGACGAGGAGAATTCTGGCGTCCTGGCCCCCATGACATTGCCT
This genomic window contains:
- the atxn2 gene encoding ataxin-2 isoform X3, which translates into the protein MSMKAGGNRSKPGGGNTAGAPASGAGGSGGGRQNLGRGRHSGKGPAAVIFNGVYANMRMVHVLTSVVGTKCELKVKNGAVYEGVFKTYGPECDLVLDAAHRKSPEPSIGPRKEDIVESIIFKASDVVVVTFKDVDLNFARKVSSDTDNFTDAAVSGRINGEHKEKDLEPWDGGETHNSDSLESLDTDVSNGWDPNDMFKYNEEKYGVLSTYDSSLSTYTVPLERDNSEEFLKREARAAQLAEEIEASATYKARVALENDERSEEEKYTAVVRGERETHTLSRENKYIPPGQRNREAMSWGPGRQNSPRLSQSSAGPSAPRPGPHDYSPSSGADQRVVNGGSSHWPSPCPSPSSRPPSRYQSGPSSLPPRATTPTRPPSRPPSRPSRPSSHSSHPSYPSSSSSFSHHGPTSPASTLPKRMSSEGPPRMSPKSQRTPRAHRVPPCRTTGVPPGVDLISHSAPGEVPVTPPTRSSSSGGTWSSVVSGAHRPRSPRQNSMGGASPGSSSLPSPQTGTAPVETVATPSASSPTAASPAPNMVASPSGDAKECRVQETRQTSPTANKENIKPLDSSPSITRPVCKGPPSMAPDHRKQIDNLKKFSVDFRLQSSSNPDPAFDQMMTKPPRDPADKPKDLPLDKASTAGREGTEEGVVIAAGTPGGAPAPSTTTTNTSKPGSPAALSPSPSAPDQKRAGLDVTSQGVQTTATSTFSGPKHEEKEEKKEAVQDQVRKSTLNPNANEFKPRFNTQPKPANTPTPPRPQGQPSPSIMVQQPPTVYGQTVCFPQMYPLTPVSPGVQKSIIWKSPAMYQVQMPHMTVSQSKPYRPVPNMPQQRSDQHHPPGTPTMMHPATAAGPPIVAQSPAYSAQYFTCSPQQFTSQPLVQQMTHYQSQAQHVFSPVMQGSARMMAPPTHGQPSLVSSSTTQYPEQTHTMYVSTGPMPQQYPHPSATLHPHPQHPQPSATPTGQAQQGGPPQHGGPPSHPAASPVQHPQHPQAAAAAAAAAQALHLANQPPQQQMYSALAPTPPSMTPGPNPQSPQASFPSAQQTVYIHPQQVQHGYNPNHMAHVQQAHMQSGIVPSHHPAPTHPPMMLMATQGPPGGPQPPMPQTALNPIPVSSTTHFSYLAHPQASSSAAAVDRGRQ
- the atxn2 gene encoding ataxin-2 isoform X11, whose protein sequence is MSMKAGGNRSKPGGGNTAGAPASGAGGSGGGRQNLGRGRHSGKGPAAVIFNGVYANMRMVHVLTSVVGTKCELKVKNGAVYEGVFKTYGPECDLVLDAAHRKSPEPSIGPRKEDIVESIIFKASDVVVVTFKDVDLNFARKDNFTDAAVSGRINGEHKEKDLEPWDGGETHNSDSLESLDTDVSNGWDPNDMFKYNEEKYGVLSTYDSSLSTYTVPLERDNSEEFLKREARAAQLAEEIEASATYKARVALENDERSEEEKYTAVVRGERETHTLSRENKYIPPGQRNREAMSWGPGRQNSPRLSQSSAGPSAPRPGPHDYSPSSGADQRVVNGGSSHWPSPCPSPSSRPPSRYQSGPSSLPPRATTPTRPPSRPPSRPSRPSSHSSHPSYPSSSSSFSHHGPTSPASTLPKRMSSEGPPRMSPKSQRTPRAHRVPPCRTTGVPPGVDLISHSAPGEVPVTPPTRSSSSGGTWSSVVSGAHRPRSPRQNSMGGASPGSSSLPSPQTGTAPVETVATPSASSPTAASPAPNMVASPSGDAKECRVQETRQTSPTANKENIKPLDSSPSITRPVCKGPPSMAPDHRKQIDNLKKFSVDFRLQSSSNPDPAFDQMMTKPPRDPADKPKDLPLDKASTAGREGTEEGVVIAAGTPGGAPAPSTTTTNTSKPGSPAALSPSPSAPDQKRAGLDVTSQGVQTTATSTFSGPKHEEKEEKKEAVQDQVRKSTLNPNANEFKPRFNTQPKPANTPTPPRPQGQPSPSIMVQQPPTVYGQTVCFPQMYPLTPVSPGVQKSIIWKSPAMYQVQMPHMTVSQSKPYRPVPNMPQQRSDQHHPPGTPTMMHPATAAGPPIVAQSPAYSAQYFTCSPQQFTSQPLVQQMTHYQSQAQHVFSPVMQGSARMMAPPTHGQPSLVSSSTTQYPEQTHTMYVSTGPMPQQYPHPSATLHPHPQHPQPSATPTGQAQQGGPPQHGGPPSHPAASPVQHPQHPQAAAAAAAAAQALHLANQPPQQQMYSALAPTPPSMTPGPNPQSPQASFPSAQQTVYIHPQQVQHGYNPNHMAHVQQAHMQSGIVPSHHPAPTHPPMMLMATQGPPGGPQPPMPQTALNPIPVSSTTHFSYLAHPQASSSAAAVDRGRQ
- the atxn2 gene encoding ataxin-2 isoform X5 produces the protein MSMKAGGNRSKPGGGNTAGAPASGAGGSGGGRQNLGRGRHSGKGPAAVIFNGVYANMRMVHVLTSVVGTKCELKVKNGAVYEGVFKTYGPECDLVLDAAHRKSPEPSIGPRKEDIVESIIFKASDVVVVTFKDVDLNFARKVSSDTDNFTDAAVSGRINGEHKEKDLEPWDGGETHNSDSLESLDTDVSNGWDPNDMFKYNEEKYGVLSTYDSSLSTYTVPLERDNSEEFLKREARAAQLAEEIEASATYKARVALENDERSEEEKYTAVVRGERETHTLSRENKYIPPGQRNREAMSWGPGRQNSPRLSQSSAGPSAPRPGPHDYSPSSGADQRVVNGGSSHWPSPCPSPSSRPPSRYQSGPSSLPPRATTPTRPPSRPPSRPSRPSSHSSHPSYPSSSSSFSHHGPTSPASTLPKRMSSEGPPRMSPKSQRTPRAHRVPPCRTTGVPPGVDLISHSAPGEVPVTPPTRSSSSGGTWSSVVSGAHRPRSPRQNSMGGASPGSSSLPSPQTGTAPVETVATPSASSPTAASPAPNMVASPSGDAKECRVQETRQTSPTANKENIKPLDSSPSITRPVCKGPPSMAPDHRKQIDNLKKFSVDFRLQSSSNPDPAFDQMMTKPPRDPADKPKDLPLDKASTAGREGTEEGVVIAAGTPGGAPAPSTTTTNTSKPGSPAALSPSPSAPDQKRAGLDVTSQGVQTTATSTFSGPKHEEKEEKKEAVQDQVRKSTLNPNANEFKPRFNTQPKPANTPTPPRPQGQPSPSIMVQQPPTVYGQTVCFPQMYPLTPVSPGVQKSIIWKSPAMYQVQMPHMTVSQSKPYRPGKVPNMPQQRSDQHHPPGTPTMMHPATAAGPPIVAQSPAYSAQYFTCSPQQFTSQPLVQQMTHYQSQAQHVFSPVMQGSARMMAPPTHGQPSLVSSSTTQYPEQTHTMYVSTGPMPQQYPHPSATLHPHPQHPQPSATPTGQAQQGGPPQHGGPPSHPAASPVQHPQHPQAAAAAAAAQALHLANQPPQQQMYSALAPTPPSMTPGPNPQSPQASFPSAQQTVYIHPQQVQHGYNPNHMAHVQQAHMQSGIVPSHHPAPTHPPMMLMATQGPPGGPQPPMPQTALNPIPVSSTTHFSYLAHPQVQPHHQQQL
- the atxn2 gene encoding ataxin-2 isoform X9, with the translated sequence MSMKAGGNRSKPGGGNTAGAPASGAGGSGGGRQNLGRGRHSGKGPAAVIFNGVYANMRMVHVLTSVVGTKCELKVKNGAVYEGVFKTYGPECDLVLDAAHRKSPEPSIGPRKEDIVESIIFKASDVVVVTFKDVDLNFARKDNFTDAAVSGRINGEHKEKDLEPWDGGETHNSDSLESLDTDVSNGWDPNDMFKYNEEKYGVLSTYDSSLSTYTVPLERDNSEEFLKREARAAQLAEEIEASATYKARVALENDERSEEEKYTAVVRGERETHTLSRENKYIPPGQRNREAMSWGPGRQNSPRLSQSSAGPSAPRPGPHDYSPSSGADQRVVNGGSSHWPSPCPSPSSRPPSRYQSGPSSLPPRATTPTRPPSRPPSRPSRPSSHSSHPSYPSSSSSFSHHGPTSPASTLPKRMSSEGPPRMSPKSQRTPRAHRVPPCRTTGVPPGVDLISHSAPGEVPVTPPTRSSSSGGTWSSVVSGAHRPRSPRQNSMGGASPGSSSLPSPQTGTAPVETVATPSASSPTAASPAPNMVASPSGDAKECRVQETRQTSPTANKENIKPLDSSPSITRPVCKGPPSMAPDHRKQIDNLKKFSVDFRLQSSSNPDPAFDQMMTKPPRDPADKPKDLPLDKASTAGREGTEEGVVIAAGTPGGAPAPSTTTTNTSKPGSPAALSPSPSAPDQKRAGLDVTSQGVQTTATSTFSGPKHEEKEEKKEAVQDQVRKSTLNPNANEFKPRFNTQPKPANTPTPPRPQGQPSPSIMVQQPPTVYGQTVCFPQMYPLTPVSPGVQSPAMYQVQMPHMTVSQSKPYRPGKVPNMPQQRSDQHHPPGTPTMMHPATAAGPPIVAQSPAYSAQYFTCSPQQFTSQPLVQQMTHYQSQAQHVFSPVMQGSARMMAPPTHGQPSLVSSSTTQYPEQTHTMYVSTGPMPQQYPHPSATLHPHPQHPQPSATPTGQAQQGGPPQHGGPPSHPAASPVQHPQHPQAAAAAAAAAQALHLANQPPQQQMYSALAPTPPSMTPGPNPQSPQASFPSAQQTVYIHPQQVQHGYNPNHMAHVQQAHMQSGIVPSHHPAPTHPPMMLMATQGPPGGPQPPMPQTALNPIPVSSTTHFSYLAHPQASSSAAAVDRGRQ
- the atxn2 gene encoding ataxin-2 isoform X2 is translated as MSMKAGGNRSKPGGGNTAGAPASGAGGSGGGRQNLGRGRHSGKGPAAVIFNGVYANMRMVHVLTSVVGTKCELKVKNGAVYEGVFKTYGPECDLVLDAAHRKSPEPSIGPRKEDIVESIIFKASDVVVVTFKDVDLNFARKVSSDTDNFTDAAVSGRINGEHKEKDLEPWDGGETHNSDSLESLDTDVSNGWDPNDMFKYNEEKYGVLSTYDSSLSTYTVPLERDNSEEFLKREARAAQLAEEIEASATYKARVALENDERSEEEKYTAVVRGERETHTLSRENKYIPPGQRNREAMSWGPGRQNSPRLSQSSAGPSAPRPGPHDYSPSSGADQRVVNGGSSHWPSPCPSPSSRPPSRYQSGPSSLPPRATTPTRPPSRPPSRPSRPSSHSSHPSYPSSSSSFSHHGPTSPASTLPKRMSSEGPPRMSPKSQRTPRAHRVPPCRTTGVPPGVDLISHSAPGEVPVTPPTRSSSSGGTWSSVVSGAHRPRSPRQNSMGGASPGSSSLPSPQTGTAPVETVATPSASSPTAASPAPNMVASPSGDAKECRVQETRQTSPTANKENIKPLDSSPSITRPVCKGPPSMAPDHRKQIDNLKKFSVDFRLQSSSNPDPAFDQMMTKPPRDPADKPKDLPLDKASTAGREGTEEGVVIAAGTPGGAPAPSTTTTNTSKPGSPAALSPSPSAPDQKRAGLDVTSQGVQTTATSTFSGPKHEEKEEKKEAVQDQVRKSTLNPNANEFKPRFNTQPKPANTPTPPRPQGQPSPSIMVQQPPTVYGQTVCFPQMYPLTPVSPGVQKSIIWKSPAMYQVQMPHMTVSQSKPYRPGKVPNMPQQRSDQHHPPGTPTMMHPATAAGPPIVAQSPAYSAQYFTCSPQQFTSQPLVQQMTHYQSQAQHVFSPVMQGSARMMAPPTHGQPSLVSSSTTQYPEQTHTMYVSTGPMPQQYPHPSATLHPHPQHPQPSATPTGQAQQGGPPQHGGPPSHPAASPVQHPQHPQAAAAAAAAQALHLANQPPQQQMYSALAPTPPSMTPGPNPQSPQASFPSAQQTVYIHPQQVQHGYNPNHMAHVQQAHMQSGIVPSHHPAPTHPPMMLMATQGPPGGPQPPMPQTALNPIPVSSTTHFSYLAHPQASSSAAAVDRGRQ